A genome region from Coffea arabica cultivar ET-39 chromosome 7e, Coffea Arabica ET-39 HiFi, whole genome shotgun sequence includes the following:
- the LOC140011319 gene encoding uncharacterized protein → MPSSLRPLFATVLVYCSPTDPKLLWDKFEQQLCSDYQRSQELYHYSSTEIRSKVLKDISKLLEQMGKNIDDYHLVPDTFRSAYHEQLTKEIDSERNIEVLPEDLLLPFKLNAQQRHAYDLILHAISSFVGQSFFIDAPGETGKTFLYRSLLATLRSQGHVAIAVATSGVADLFFQVEE, encoded by the coding sequence ATGCCATCATCATTGAGACCGTTATTTGCTACTGTTCTTGTTTATTGTTCACCCACTGATCCAAAATTACTCTGGGACAAATTTGAACAACAGCTATGTAGTGATTATCAAAGATCACAAGAACTTTATCACTATTCTTCTACTGAAATCAGAAGTAAAGTTTTGAAAGATATTAGCAAATTGCTTGAACAAATGGGTAAAAATATTGATGATTACCATTTAGTTCCAGATACTTTTAGAAGTGCATATCATGAACAGTTAACAAAGGAAATTGACAGTGAAAGGAATATTGAAGTATTACCAGAAGATCTGCTATTGCCTTTTAAATTGAATGCTCAGCAACGGCATGCTTATGATTTAATTTTGCAtgcaatttcttcttttgttggcCAAAGTTTCTTTATCGATGCTCCGGGTGAAACTGGTAAAACCTTTCTCTATAGGTCACTTTTAGCTACTTTAAGATCTCAAGGACATGTTGCTATTGCAGTCGCAACATCCGGTGTCGCAGATCTGTTCTTCCAGGTGGAAGAATAG
- the LOC113700761 gene encoding uncharacterized protein, whose product MAKKETIEAFDHLVKDIIESELPFRGKVIVFGGDFRQTLPVIERASKQTLIEASLPNSPLWNKFHMLKLTENMWAILDPVFSEFLLRVGEGREPVDPQGQITLLNDMVIPYYEKEESLNRLIKSVFLDLLAYSNDPYTMINRCILTPKNSLVDKLNDIMIKWFLGNLHVYVSSDKTIDQRHQGDYENFLNSQNPKGLPPHKLLLKENCPLILLRNLNPIEGLCNGTRLICRELRQRTICTEIAFGQYQGKIIFLPKIPLQTSDSEKNGLPFIRTQFPVQLCFALTINKSQGQTLDYVGIYLREPVFSHGQLYVALSRAKTSAAVKILIEPGTFGDIKVDCKTRNVKILLPIVPWFLQKYKPWTVGSKVQGIIFNNDIPRMSSILQVYKKYNISNAEVKPILPKYHTVEITHQWTITSKTVIEEVLDDEDIMPVKFNYTKFTHLAQYMDDKTKLVGISHYLIYINSMHISA is encoded by the exons ATGGCCAAAAAAGAAACTATTGAAGCCTTTGATCATTTGGTTAAAGACATAATAGAATCTGAGCTGCCATTTAGAGGAAAGGTGATAGTTTTTGGAGGAGATTTTCGACAAACTTTACCTGTGATTGAGCGAGCTTCAAAACAAACTCTCATAGAAGCTAGCCTTCCTAATTCACCTCTATGGAATAAATTTCATATGTTGAAACTAACAGAAAATATGTGGGCCATTTTGGACCCAGTATTCTCAGAGTTTCTTTTAAGGGTGGGTGAAGGAAGAGAGCCTGTTGATCCACAGGGCCAAATAACCTTACTGAATGACATGGTCATTCCATATTATGAAAAAGAAGAATCTCTAAACAG GTTGATAAAATCTGTATTTCTAGATTTATTGGCTTATTCAAATGATCCTTATACTATGATCAATAGGTGCATTCTTACTCCAAAAAACAGTTTAGTTGATAAGCTAAATGATATCATGATAAAATGGTTTCTCGGAAATCTTCATGTTTATGTTAGCTCTGATAAAACTATTGATCAGCGTCATCAAGGAGATTATGAAAATTTTCTCAATTCACAAAATCCAAAAGGTCTTCCTCCTCACAAGTTGTTGCTTAAAGAAAATTGTCCCCTCATTCTTTTGAGAAATCTGAACCCTATAGAAGGATTATGTAATGGTACACGTCTCATCTGTAGAGAGCTCAGACAGCGTACAATTTGTACTGAAATAGCTTTTGGCCAGTACCAAGGGAAAATAATCTTTTTGCCTAAAATTCCTCTTCAAACATCTGATAGTGAAAAGAACGGCCTCCCATTTATAAGAACACAATTTCCTGTTCAACTTTGCTTTGCCttaacaattaacaaatctCAAGGACAAACTCTTGATTATGTAGGGATTTACCTTCGTGAGCCGGTTTTCTCTCATGGACAGTTGTACGTAGCCTTATCTAGAGCTAAAACATCAGCTGCAGTTAAAATTCTCATTGAGCCTGGAACTTTTGGAGACATTAAAGTTGATTGCAAGACTAGAAATGTT AAAATATTATTGCCTATTGTGCCATGGTTCTTGCAAAAGTATAAACCATGGACTGTG GGATCAAAAGTTCAAGGCATTATTTTCAACAATGACATCCCTAGAATGAGCTCAATCCTTCAAGTTTATAAGAAATACAACATATCCAATGCTGAAGTGAAGCCAATCTTACCAAAATATCATACTGTTGAAATAACTCATCAGTGGACAATCACGAGCAAAACTGTTATTGAAGAGGTTCTTGATGATGAAGATATAATGCCTGTCAAGTTCAACTATACAAAGTTTACACATTTGGCACAGTATATGGACGATAAGACTAAATTAGTTGGTATATCTCATTACTTGATCTATATAAATAGTATGCATATCTCTGCATGA
- the LOC140011318 gene encoding uncharacterized protein: MTPAVYSLQIHLPGQQLISFNKNSNLLELKRKIDFSKTMLTEFFEMNKANSKAENLKCFYRDFPEHFVWSTKFKIWNKRKRKKIIGRLVTVSPKEGERYYLRLLLNHVRAPTSFDDLLTVNGQKMNCFRQAALNLGLL, translated from the coding sequence ATGACCCCAGCAGTTTATTCTCTTCAAATTCATCTTCCTGGTCAGCAGCTTATCAGTTTCAACAAAAATTCAAATCTTTTGGAATTGAAGAGAAAGATTGATTTTTCAAAGACCATGCTAACCGAGTTCTTTGAAATGAACAAAGCAAACTCAAAAGCTGAAAATTTGAAATGCTTTTATAGAGACTTTCCTGAGCATTTTGTTTGGTCcactaaatttaaaatttggaaTAAGAGAAAACGTAAAAAGATCATTGGAAGACTGGTAACTGTTAGTCCTAAGGAAGGAGAAAGGTATTATCTTAGACTGTTGCTAAATCATGTGCGAGCACCTACGTCATTTGATGACCTTTTAACTGTTAatggtcaaaaaatgaattgcttCAGGCAAGCTGCTTTGAACCTTGGTCTATTATAG